The sequence GCTGTGGCTGGGCACGCGGGCATCGGTAAGCAGGTCGCTGACGTTCCGGCTGTGGGTCATCCCAAACGGGTGCAGCCGGTCCCCCGCACGCCAGGCGCGCACAGTCAGCGGAACGCTCACCCGGGAGGCATCGAGCCATACCGCGTTTGGCGAGCCGGTGTTCGGACGCGCCGGCGGGGCGACTGGCAGACTCAGCTCGATCCGGCCCGCCGGCAGTTCCACGGTCCCGCCGGCGGCCAGGGCCTGTTCCGGATACGCGCCCGGCGCCTCGGCATGCACAAACACCAGCGCTTCCCGCTCCCGCCAGAAGGCGCCGCCCAAAACTACCGCGCGCCGGCCCGTCTGCGCCTCCAGCAACGCCAGAACCCGCGCCGCGGATGCCGCCGTTCGGGGCGTCGCCGGCGACCACCGGGCGAGGGCCTCCAACACCACCCGCCGTCGCCAGACGGCCGGCATTGCTCGCAGCGCCTCCTCACGGAGCCAGCGCTCGTCCCGGTCGTCCACCAGCGCCCCGGCCAAATAGCCCGCCAGGGCTGGCTCGAACGAGGCCGCGCGATAGGCCCGCACCCGCTCCGCCGCGCTAGCAATGTGGGCCGTCACCCCCGACCCGAACGCGGCTTCGATCGCCGGCAGGATGTCGTTCCGGAGGGCGTTGCGTCGATAGGTGGCGTCGGAATTGGACGCATCCGTCCGCCATGGGACTTCGTTTGCCGCGGCATACGCCTCGATATCGCGCCGGGACTCGCCCAGCATGGGACGCACCAGGCGGACGGCGCTACCGGGCAGGAGCGGCCGCGCCGGCGGCATGCCACAGAGGCCTTCGATCCCGGCGCCTCGAAACAAGTGCATCAGCACGGTTTCGGCCTGGTCGTCCGCGTGGTGGGCCACGGTCA is a genomic window of Rhodothermales bacterium containing:
- the tilS gene encoding tRNA lysidine(34) synthetase TilS; translation: MLERVADYIATEGGVPPESALLVGVSGGVDSMTLLDLLRRLGYGVQAAHVNYGLRGDASDADEALVRAYGERHGIPVHVLAVDGRAMQASAGSFQEAARQARYAIFDTIARQEGLAVVTVAHHADDQAETVLMHLFRGAGIEGLCGMPPARPLLPGSAVRLVRPMLGESRRDIEAYAAANEVPWRTDASNSDATYRRNALRNDILPAIEAAFGSGVTAHIASAAERVRAYRAASFEPALAGYLAGALVDDRDERWLREEALRAMPAVWRRRVVLEALARWSPATPRTAASAARVLALLEAQTGRRAVVLGGAFWREREALVFVHAEAPGAYPEQALAAGGTVELPAGRIELSLPVAPPARPNTGSPNAVWLDASRVSVPLTVRAWRAGDRLHPFGMTHSRNVSDLLTDARVPSHSRAAWPVVLSGATIVWVPGVRLAEAVRIGAGTKQALALTFHVIPNVMRDPVGWQDDGITS